In the Streptomyces sp. BHT-5-2 genome, one interval contains:
- a CDS encoding MaoC/PaaZ C-terminal domain-containing protein, whose amino-acid sequence MPIDAAKATAAPPRTTELAWDHKDVQLYHLGIGAGAATPEKPHAATDPDELCYTLESALHVLPSFATVAGGGMALAGGLSAPGIEVDLAAVLHGGQTVTVHRPLPVHGRAIQTSTVPAVYDKGKAAVIVLRSEVADDDGPLWTCDTQIFVRGEGGFGGERGPSVGGELPDRAPDLTTERLVRADQALLYRLSGDWNPLHADPEFAELAGFDRPILHGLCSYGVTLKAVVDTALGGDVSRVRSYGARFAGVVFPGETLRIRLWREPVGEAGGRIRVAVTAAERDDAPVLADAVVEYGTTVPPGA is encoded by the coding sequence ATGCCCATCGACGCCGCCAAGGCCACCGCCGCCCCGCCGCGGACCACCGAACTCGCCTGGGACCACAAGGACGTCCAGCTCTACCACCTCGGCATCGGCGCCGGCGCGGCCACCCCGGAGAAACCGCACGCCGCCACCGACCCGGACGAGCTCTGCTACACCCTGGAGAGCGCACTGCACGTGCTCCCCAGCTTCGCCACCGTCGCGGGCGGCGGCATGGCCCTGGCCGGCGGACTCTCCGCCCCCGGCATCGAGGTCGACCTGGCGGCCGTGCTGCACGGCGGGCAGACCGTCACCGTGCACCGCCCGCTGCCCGTCCACGGCCGCGCCATCCAGACCTCCACCGTCCCGGCCGTCTACGACAAGGGCAAGGCCGCCGTCATCGTGCTGCGCTCCGAAGTCGCCGACGACGACGGGCCGTTGTGGACCTGCGACACCCAGATCTTCGTCCGCGGCGAGGGCGGCTTCGGCGGCGAGCGGGGCCCCTCGGTCGGCGGCGAACTTCCCGACCGGGCGCCCGACCTGACCACCGAGCGCCTGGTCCGCGCGGACCAGGCGCTGCTCTACCGCCTCTCCGGCGACTGGAACCCGCTGCACGCCGACCCGGAGTTCGCCGAGCTCGCCGGCTTCGACCGGCCGATCCTGCACGGCCTGTGCTCGTACGGGGTGACGCTCAAGGCGGTGGTGGACACCGCGCTGGGCGGGGACGTCTCCCGGGTGCGGTCGTACGGCGCGCGGTTCGCGGGCGTGGTGTTCCCGGGGGAGACGCTGCGGATCCGCCTGTGGCGCGAGCCGGTCGGGGAGGCCGGCGGCCGCATCCGGGTCGCGGTCACCGCCGCCGAGCGGGACGACGCACCGGTCCTGGCGGACGCGGTGGTCGAGTACGGCACGACGGTCCCGCCCGGCGCCTGA
- a CDS encoding sensor histidine kinase — translation MAGMRWRREPGDAPGGDRKQCRGAGARHFEQEPKGPGRYAFLPWLLMGLGAFSNIIHGRTGNPWLAGAGLLAFNSLYVTVVFAAFSPRLRGTRYPVYALAALAAVTYAVALGFGGEWFMFFPLLSLASGTVRSLRGRPLALWLIAVSGSAGFLSGWYDQSPWGSFGIGYGTFLSGMVTASVLSLFDTIQELRATRQELARNAVEKERLRFSRDLHDLLGHTLSVVVVKAEAVRRLAPRNLDAALAQAADIEAVGRQALTEIREAVTGYREGSLATELDRARSALDGAGIEPVVRQSGPPLPPQAAALLGWVVREGVTNAVRHSGATRCEIEVHTDDDRVRLTITDDGRGPVSSGASDAPSGTAPGPVGGTGLKGLAERLAAAGGTLRSGPDGRRGFRVTAELPVGAGDLADAEELSR, via the coding sequence ATGGCAGGGATGAGATGGCGGCGGGAGCCGGGCGACGCGCCCGGCGGCGACCGGAAGCAGTGCCGCGGCGCGGGGGCGCGGCACTTCGAGCAGGAGCCCAAGGGCCCCGGCCGGTACGCCTTCCTGCCCTGGCTGCTGATGGGGCTGGGCGCGTTCTCCAACATCATCCACGGCAGGACCGGCAACCCCTGGCTGGCCGGCGCCGGCCTCCTCGCCTTCAACTCCCTCTACGTGACCGTGGTCTTCGCGGCGTTCAGCCCCCGGCTGCGCGGCACCCGCTACCCGGTCTACGCCCTGGCCGCGCTGGCCGCCGTCACCTACGCCGTCGCGCTCGGCTTCGGCGGCGAGTGGTTCATGTTCTTCCCGCTGCTGTCGCTGGCCTCCGGCACCGTCCGCTCGCTGCGCGGCAGGCCGCTCGCCCTCTGGCTGATCGCGGTCAGCGGGTCGGCCGGGTTCCTCTCCGGCTGGTACGACCAGAGCCCCTGGGGCTCGTTCGGCATCGGCTACGGCACGTTCCTGTCCGGGATGGTGACGGCCTCGGTGCTGAGCCTCTTCGACACCATCCAGGAACTGCGGGCCACCCGACAGGAGTTGGCCCGCAACGCCGTGGAGAAGGAACGGCTGCGGTTCTCCCGGGACCTGCACGACCTGCTGGGCCACACCCTGTCCGTGGTGGTGGTGAAGGCCGAGGCGGTGCGCCGGCTGGCGCCCCGCAACCTCGACGCGGCGCTGGCGCAGGCCGCCGACATCGAGGCGGTGGGCCGGCAGGCGCTGACCGAGATCCGCGAGGCGGTCACCGGCTACCGCGAGGGCAGCCTGGCGACCGAGCTGGACCGGGCCCGTTCGGCGCTGGACGGCGCCGGTATCGAGCCGGTGGTGCGGCAGTCCGGGCCGCCGCTGCCACCGCAGGCCGCCGCGCTGCTGGGCTGGGTGGTCCGCGAGGGCGTCACCAACGCCGTCCGGCACAGCGGCGCCACCCGCTGCGAGATCGAGGTGCACACGGACGACGACCGGGTGCGGTTGACGATCACGGACGACGGCCGCGGTCCCGTAAGCTCCGGAGCGTCCGACGCACCGTCCGGCACCGCCCCCGGTCCGGTGGGCGGCACGGGCCTGAAGGGGCTGGCCGAGCGGCTGGCCGCGGCCGGCGGCACGCTGCGCAGCGGCCCCGACGGCCGGCGCGGCTTCCGTGTCACGGCCGAACTTCCGGTGGGCGCGGGCGATCTGGCGGATGCGGAGGAGTTGTCCAGGTGA
- a CDS encoding Nif3-like dinuclear metal center hexameric protein yields the protein MPALSEVLAALDVLWPPERAEGWDAVGTVCGDPDAEVGRVLFAVDPVQEIADEAVRLGADLLVTHHPLYLRGTTTVAAGTFKGKVVHTLIKHDIALHVAHTNADTADPGVSDALAGALDLRILRPLVPDPSDPAGRRGLGRICELPHPMTLAELTAYAAARLPATAQGIRAAGDPDREIRTLAVSGGSGDSLFDDVRAAGVDAFLTADLRHHPASEAMQTTGRNSPLALLDAAHWATEWPWCEQAAAQLDAVSDRHGWGLRTHVSRTVTDPWTAHAASAPPTSPADNSHTTGAPR from the coding sequence GTGCCCGCACTGTCTGAAGTCCTCGCCGCGCTCGACGTCCTCTGGCCCCCCGAGCGGGCCGAAGGATGGGACGCCGTCGGCACTGTCTGCGGCGACCCCGACGCCGAGGTCGGCCGGGTGCTGTTCGCGGTCGACCCGGTCCAGGAGATCGCCGACGAGGCCGTGCGGCTCGGCGCCGACCTGCTCGTCACCCATCACCCGCTCTACCTGCGCGGGACGACGACGGTCGCCGCCGGCACCTTCAAGGGAAAGGTCGTGCACACGCTCATCAAGCACGACATCGCCCTGCACGTCGCGCACACCAACGCCGACACCGCCGACCCGGGCGTCTCCGACGCCCTGGCCGGCGCGCTGGACCTGCGGATCCTGCGCCCCCTGGTGCCGGACCCGAGCGATCCGGCCGGCCGCCGCGGCCTGGGCCGGATCTGCGAACTCCCGCACCCGATGACGCTGGCCGAGCTGACCGCGTACGCCGCCGCCCGCCTGCCCGCCACCGCGCAGGGCATCCGGGCGGCCGGCGACCCGGACCGCGAGATCCGCACCCTGGCGGTCTCCGGCGGCTCCGGCGACAGCCTCTTCGACGACGTACGGGCGGCCGGCGTGGACGCGTTCCTCACCGCCGACCTGCGCCACCACCCGGCCTCCGAGGCCATGCAGACCACCGGGCGGAACAGCCCGTTGGCACTGCTGGACGCGGCCCACTGGGCCACCGAATGGCCGTGGTGCGAGCAGGCCGCGGCCCAGCTCGACGCGGTCTCCGACCGGCACGGCTGGGGACTGCGCACGCACGTCTCCCGCACGGTCACCGACCCCTGGACGGCCCACGCGGCGTCCGCCCCGCCCACCAGCCCCGCTGACAACTCGCACACCACAGGAGCCCCCCGCTGA
- a CDS encoding 3-oxoacyl-ACP reductase has translation MAQPLEGLTALVTGAGRGLGRAEALELARLGARVVVNDLGRPGRWGSPLPERGRELGGGSGASSAAPAEEVAEAIRTAGGQAVAHSGDVADHQQAGEMVQLAIDTYGRLDILVNNAGILRDRMVFSMTEDEWDSVIRVHLKGHFNTTHFAAAHWRARSKEAGGPVFGRIVNTSSEAFLAGSAGQPNYAAAKGGIVGLTTSTALALAKYGVTANAICPRARTRMTEDVFAGFAVPEDGRLDPLAPEHVAPLVGYLASPAASGVNGQLMVVHGGMVAIAERPRIAAKFDTAKEVFGYEELDGLLTPYFAGRPAHETFAAAEVLGLKRD, from the coding sequence ATGGCACAGCCACTGGAGGGCCTGACCGCGCTCGTCACCGGTGCCGGACGAGGGCTGGGCCGGGCCGAGGCCCTGGAACTGGCCCGCCTCGGCGCCCGGGTCGTCGTCAACGACCTCGGCCGGCCCGGCCGATGGGGGTCCCCCCTGCCCGAGCGAGGTCGAGAGCTTGGGGGAGGTTCCGGTGCCTCCTCGGCCGCCCCCGCCGAGGAGGTCGCCGAGGCGATCCGCACCGCCGGCGGCCAGGCCGTCGCCCACAGCGGCGATGTCGCCGACCACCAACAGGCCGGCGAGATGGTGCAGTTGGCGATCGACACCTACGGCCGGCTGGACATCCTGGTCAACAACGCGGGCATCCTGCGGGACCGGATGGTCTTCTCGATGACCGAGGACGAGTGGGACTCGGTGATCCGCGTCCACCTCAAGGGTCACTTCAACACCACGCACTTCGCCGCGGCCCACTGGCGCGCCCGCTCGAAGGAGGCCGGCGGCCCGGTCTTCGGGCGGATCGTCAACACCTCCTCCGAGGCGTTCCTGGCCGGCTCGGCGGGCCAGCCCAACTACGCCGCGGCCAAGGGCGGCATCGTCGGCCTGACCACGTCCACGGCGCTGGCGCTGGCCAAGTACGGCGTGACCGCAAACGCCATCTGCCCGCGCGCCCGCACCCGGATGACCGAGGACGTCTTCGCCGGCTTCGCCGTCCCCGAGGACGGCCGGCTCGACCCCCTGGCGCCCGAGCACGTCGCGCCACTGGTCGGCTATCTCGCCTCGCCGGCCGCCTCCGGGGTCAACGGCCAGCTGATGGTCGTCCACGGCGGCATGGTCGCGATCGCCGAACGCCCGCGGATCGCCGCGAAGTTCGACACCGCGAAGGAGGTCTTCGGCTACGAGGAGTTGGACGGCCTGCTCACCCCGTACTTCGCCGGGCGGCCGGCGCACGAGACCTTCGCGGCCGCCGAGGTGCTGGGCCTCAAGCGCGACTGA
- a CDS encoding MFS transporter produces MVGMPPIATSPTLSTSARRTAAPAWLVMVLVCAGQFLVVLDVSVVNVALPAMRSGLGLSELGLQWIVNAYVITFAGFMLLGGRAADLFGRKRVFLVGLALFTLASVAGGLAQEPWQLIAARTIQGVGAAVLSPATLTILTTSFPSGPARTRAIATWTAVGAGGGAVGGLVGGVLTEYLSWRWVLLINVPVGALVLAGAALWLTESRQGAARRLDVPGALLVTAGLGLVAYGIVQTETHGWGSASALLPLAAGLLVVAVFVAVEARAKAPLMPLGLFRLRSVSSANAAMVLSGAAMFSMWYFLSLYVQNVLSYTPLQAGLSFIPHSLSIVLGSKVAPLLMRRLGAKVLAVGGAVISLTGMVWQSTMTVDGTYLGTILGPGVLMALGAGLTATPVAAIATSGADPAEQGLVSGLINTSRQMGGALGLSVLSTVAASRITVESGRVGLAAGYGLAFLVGAMVLAAAVVLMLLALPRRRTDAAQG; encoded by the coding sequence ATGGTCGGCATGCCCCCGATAGCCACTTCTCCCACGCTGTCCACGTCCGCCCGGCGGACGGCCGCCCCCGCCTGGCTGGTGATGGTGCTGGTCTGCGCCGGACAGTTCCTCGTCGTGCTGGACGTCTCCGTCGTGAACGTGGCACTGCCCGCCATGCGTTCCGGGCTCGGCCTGTCCGAGCTGGGCCTGCAATGGATCGTCAACGCCTATGTGATCACCTTCGCGGGCTTCATGCTGCTCGGTGGCCGGGCCGCCGATCTCTTCGGCCGCAAGCGGGTCTTCCTCGTCGGGCTGGCGCTGTTCACCCTCGCCAGCGTCGCCGGCGGCCTCGCCCAGGAGCCCTGGCAGCTGATCGCCGCCCGCACCATCCAGGGCGTGGGCGCCGCGGTGCTCTCGCCGGCCACGCTCACCATCCTGACCACGTCGTTCCCCTCCGGCCCGGCCCGTACGCGGGCCATCGCGACGTGGACGGCGGTCGGCGCGGGCGGCGGCGCGGTGGGCGGTCTGGTCGGCGGGGTGCTCACCGAGTACCTGTCGTGGCGCTGGGTGCTGCTGATCAACGTGCCGGTGGGCGCGCTGGTGCTGGCCGGTGCCGCGCTGTGGCTGACCGAGAGCCGGCAGGGCGCCGCCCGGCGCCTGGACGTGCCCGGTGCGCTGCTGGTGACCGCCGGGCTCGGTCTGGTGGCGTACGGCATCGTGCAGACCGAGACGCACGGTTGGGGTTCGGCGTCGGCGCTGCTGCCGCTGGCCGCCGGCCTGTTGGTGGTCGCGGTATTCGTCGCGGTCGAGGCGCGTGCCAAGGCCCCGCTGATGCCGCTGGGGCTGTTCCGGCTGCGCTCGGTCTCCTCGGCCAACGCGGCGATGGTGCTGTCCGGCGCCGCGATGTTCTCCATGTGGTACTTCCTGTCGCTCTACGTGCAGAACGTCCTCTCCTACACGCCTCTGCAGGCCGGTCTCTCCTTCATCCCGCACTCGCTGTCCATCGTGCTGGGGTCGAAGGTCGCGCCCCTGCTGATGCGCCGCCTCGGCGCCAAGGTGCTGGCGGTCGGCGGTGCGGTGATCTCGCTGACCGGGATGGTGTGGCAGAGCACGATGACCGTCGACGGGACCTACCTCGGGACGATCCTCGGCCCGGGTGTCCTGATGGCGCTGGGCGCCGGGCTGACCGCGACGCCGGTCGCCGCGATCGCCACCTCCGGCGCCGACCCGGCCGAGCAGGGGCTGGTCTCCGGCCTGATCAACACCTCGCGCCAGATGGGCGGTGCGCTGGGCCTGTCGGTGCTCTCCACCGTCGCCGCCTCCCGGATCACCGTGGAGTCCGGCCGGGTGGGCCTGGCCGCCGGCTACGGTCTGGCGTTCCTGGTCGGGGCGATGGTGCTGGCGGCCGCCGTCGTGCTGATGCTGCTCGCGCTGCCGCGCCGGCGGACGGACGCGGCCCAGGGCTGA
- a CDS encoding Zn-dependent alcohol dehydrogenase translates to MRAAVQQETGRDKLEVLDDVEAVGFGPGRVRIRIRATGLCHSDLSAMNGVLPQPTPFVPGHEGAGEILDVGDGVTGLRPGDRVLMCWLPACGDCPSCKRGQTHLCLAGFMNAGTPNFKRPGGDVFGFAGTGTFAEEVVVAANCAVPIPDDVPYEIAALIGCGVTTGLGAALNTAEVAAASSVAVIGCGGVGISVIQGARACGAAQIIAVDPVATRREAALRFGATEAVAPEELADAKARITGGEGFDYVFEVVGRSATARTAYETTRRGGTLCVVGAGAMDDTFQVNMFELFFDEKRILPSLYGGADVLRSYERAIALWRAGRIDLEGLITHRVRLDGVNDALDQMRSGTALRTCIEI, encoded by the coding sequence ATGCGCGCAGCCGTACAGCAGGAGACGGGACGGGACAAGCTGGAGGTGCTCGACGACGTCGAGGCGGTGGGGTTCGGTCCCGGCCGGGTCAGGATCCGCATCCGGGCCACCGGACTGTGCCACTCCGACCTCTCGGCGATGAACGGGGTGCTGCCGCAGCCCACGCCGTTCGTCCCCGGGCACGAGGGCGCCGGGGAGATCCTCGACGTCGGCGACGGCGTCACCGGACTGCGGCCCGGCGACCGGGTCCTGATGTGCTGGCTGCCGGCCTGCGGTGACTGTCCGTCCTGCAAACGCGGGCAGACCCACCTCTGCCTGGCCGGGTTCATGAACGCCGGCACCCCCAACTTCAAGCGCCCCGGCGGTGACGTGTTCGGCTTCGCTGGCACCGGCACCTTCGCCGAGGAGGTGGTGGTCGCCGCCAACTGCGCCGTCCCGATCCCGGACGACGTCCCCTACGAGATCGCCGCCCTGATCGGCTGCGGGGTGACCACCGGGCTCGGCGCGGCCCTCAACACCGCCGAGGTGGCGGCCGCGTCGTCGGTGGCGGTGATCGGCTGCGGCGGCGTGGGCATCTCCGTCATCCAGGGCGCCCGGGCCTGCGGCGCCGCCCAGATCATCGCCGTCGACCCGGTGGCGACCCGCCGCGAGGCCGCCCTCCGGTTCGGCGCCACCGAGGCCGTCGCCCCCGAGGAACTCGCCGACGCCAAGGCCCGGATCACCGGCGGCGAGGGCTTCGACTACGTCTTCGAGGTCGTCGGCAGGTCCGCCACCGCCCGCACCGCCTACGAGACGACCCGGCGCGGCGGCACCCTCTGCGTGGTCGGCGCGGGCGCGATGGACGACACCTTCCAGGTCAACATGTTCGAGCTGTTCTTCGACGAGAAGCGGATCCTGCCGTCGCTGTACGGGGGCGCGGACGTGCTGCGCTCCTACGAGCGGGCCATCGCCCTGTGGCGGGCCGGCCGGATCGACCTCGAAGGGCTGATCACCCACCGGGTCCGGCTGGACGGCGTCAACGACGCCCTGGACCAGATGCGTTCGGGCACCGCGCTGCGCACCTGCATCGAGATCTGA
- a CDS encoding zinc ribbon domain-containing protein codes for MNAAPADQIRLLDVQNLDVRLTQLAHRRKNLPELAELQTLEADLTQQRDLLVAAQTEESDTSREQTKAEQDVDQVRQRAARDQKRLDSGAVTSPKDLESLQRELASLAKRQGDLEDVVLEVMERREAAQERVRELTERVEAIQAKVDDATARRDAAHAEIDAEVATVDKERELTVADIPEALIALYDRIRAKQGGVGAARLYQRRCEGCRLELDITELNDVRRAAADAVVRCENCSRILVRTPDSGL; via the coding sequence CTGAACGCCGCGCCCGCCGACCAGATCCGCCTTCTGGACGTCCAGAACCTCGACGTCCGGCTCACCCAGCTCGCGCACCGGCGCAAGAACCTCCCCGAGCTGGCCGAGCTGCAGACCTTGGAGGCCGACCTCACCCAGCAGCGCGATCTGCTCGTCGCCGCGCAGACCGAGGAGAGCGACACCAGCCGCGAGCAGACCAAGGCGGAGCAGGACGTCGACCAGGTCCGCCAGCGCGCCGCCCGCGACCAGAAGCGCCTCGACTCCGGCGCCGTGACCTCCCCCAAGGACCTGGAGAGCCTCCAGCGCGAACTGGCCTCGCTGGCCAAGCGCCAGGGCGACCTGGAGGACGTCGTCCTGGAGGTCATGGAGCGCCGCGAGGCCGCCCAGGAGCGGGTCCGCGAGCTGACCGAGCGGGTCGAGGCCATCCAGGCCAAGGTCGACGACGCCACCGCCCGCCGGGACGCCGCCCACGCCGAGATCGACGCCGAGGTCGCCACGGTCGACAAGGAGCGCGAGCTCACCGTCGCCGACATCCCCGAGGCGCTGATCGCGCTCTACGACCGCATCCGCGCCAAGCAGGGCGGCGTCGGCGCCGCCCGCCTCTACCAGCGCCGCTGTGAGGGCTGCCGGCTGGAGCTGGACATCACCGAGCTCAACGACGTGCGCCGGGCCGCCGCCGACGCCGTCGTCCGGTGCGAGAACTGCAGCCGCATCCTGGTCCGCACGCCCGACTCGGGGCTGTAG
- a CDS encoding ABC transporter substrate-binding protein — translation MPLRRRGAAAIAIAAAGAVALAGCGASGADGGSDRGAGSKSVAQGGKDFGRAADETAKMGTDAEPGQFPRSVRHAMGTTTIPAAPKRVVVLDVGELDNVVSLGVKPVGYAPTEGDAAVPDYLAKNAGHPKSVGTVNGLNLEAIHALKPDLILGSKLRAEKQYQQLSKIAPTVFSIRPGFTWKQNYLLNAAALDKTAAAEHELADYQAKARKLGEDLGPRKPTVTMLRYMPQFTRLYAQRSFIGTILKDVGLPRPKNQQVDDLATEVSPENINQADADWIFTGVYGDPRSTKRDTAEQNPLWKNLKAVKDGHARNVQDETWYLGLGVTAADSVLAELRSFLVK, via the coding sequence ATGCCCCTTCGCCGCCGCGGCGCCGCCGCCATAGCCATCGCCGCCGCCGGCGCCGTCGCGCTCGCCGGGTGCGGTGCGTCCGGCGCGGACGGCGGCAGCGACCGCGGGGCCGGCTCGAAGTCCGTGGCCCAGGGCGGCAAGGACTTCGGCAGGGCCGCCGACGAGACCGCGAAGATGGGCACCGACGCCGAGCCGGGCCAGTTCCCGCGCAGCGTCAGGCACGCCATGGGGACCACCACGATCCCGGCCGCGCCCAAGCGCGTGGTCGTCCTCGACGTCGGCGAGCTGGACAACGTCGTCTCGCTCGGCGTCAAGCCGGTCGGCTACGCGCCCACCGAGGGCGACGCCGCCGTCCCGGACTACCTGGCGAAGAACGCCGGCCACCCCAAGAGCGTCGGCACCGTCAACGGCCTCAACCTGGAGGCCATCCACGCCCTCAAGCCCGACCTCATCCTGGGCAGCAAGCTGCGCGCCGAGAAGCAGTACCAGCAGCTCAGCAAGATCGCTCCGACCGTCTTCTCGATCCGCCCCGGCTTCACCTGGAAGCAGAACTACCTGCTCAACGCCGCAGCCCTCGACAAGACCGCGGCGGCCGAGCACGAACTGGCCGACTACCAGGCCAAGGCGAGGAAGCTCGGCGAGGACCTCGGCCCCCGGAAGCCGACCGTGACGATGCTGCGCTACATGCCGCAGTTCACCCGCCTCTACGCCCAGCGCTCCTTCATCGGCACCATCCTCAAGGACGTCGGCCTGCCGCGGCCGAAGAACCAGCAGGTGGACGACCTCGCCACCGAGGTCAGCCCGGAGAACATCAACCAGGCCGACGCCGACTGGATCTTCACCGGCGTCTACGGCGACCCCAGGTCCACCAAGCGCGACACCGCCGAGCAGAACCCGCTGTGGAAGAACCTCAAGGCGGTCAAGGACGGCCACGCCAGGAACGTGCAGGACGAGACCTGGTACCTCGGCCTCGGCGTCACCGCGGCCGACAGCGTCCTCGCCGAGCTACGGTCCTTCCTCGTGAAGTAG
- a CDS encoding response regulator transcription factor, whose protein sequence is MIRILLAEDQRMMRGALALLLDLEDDMEVVAQVPAGDRIVEAALETRPDVALLDIELPGRSGLDAAADLRDQLPSCKVLIVTTFGRPGYLRRAMEAGASGFLVKDGPVEDLAAAIRRVLAGERVIDPGLAAAALSAGPNPLTQRERDVLTAAVDGATVADIAGRLSLSQATVRNYLSAAIGKTGTRNRMEAVRAARLNGWL, encoded by the coding sequence GTGATCAGGATCCTGCTGGCCGAGGACCAGCGGATGATGCGCGGCGCACTGGCGCTGCTGCTCGACCTAGAGGACGACATGGAGGTGGTGGCGCAGGTGCCGGCGGGCGACCGGATCGTCGAGGCCGCGCTGGAGACCCGACCGGACGTCGCGCTCCTGGACATCGAACTGCCCGGGCGCAGCGGCCTGGACGCCGCCGCCGACCTGCGCGACCAACTGCCGTCGTGCAAGGTGCTGATCGTCACGACGTTCGGGCGGCCCGGCTATCTGCGCCGCGCGATGGAGGCCGGGGCGTCCGGCTTCCTGGTGAAGGACGGTCCGGTGGAGGACCTGGCGGCGGCGATCCGCCGGGTGCTGGCCGGTGAGCGGGTGATCGACCCCGGTCTGGCCGCCGCGGCCCTGAGCGCCGGGCCCAATCCGCTGACCCAGCGCGAGCGCGACGTCCTCACCGCCGCCGTGGACGGCGCGACGGTCGCCGACATCGCCGGCAGGCTGAGCCTGTCGCAGGCCACGGTCCGCAACTACCTCTCGGCCGCCATCGGCAAGACCGGCACCCGCAACCGCATGGAGGCGGTGCGGGCGGCCCGCCTCAACGGCTGGCTGTAG